From Cotesia glomerata isolate CgM1 unplaced genomic scaffold, MPM_Cglom_v2.3 scaffold_52, whole genome shotgun sequence, the proteins below share one genomic window:
- the LOC123274671 gene encoding O-acyltransferase like protein isoform X1, translating into MNNLTWFILILSAIKIFADDSLSTAETVVVPEVHTFRIASSKYRSESSEVDSESNNDSNDDNEDDNMNWHTLAENFDFYNTKTLVKNWKENEYPVNPQCAKDITRFVKGLRNQELWALKADDASGRFTNGFFWGNSYFIGSATECTYIGYNYTKANDKFATSRSQSSEPKKKNAGFSGSQLFSNSLPDHLPYKLGFFTLTILVNNTIITPVSRSIQLGVCLPFSCTAEDIFIIARLAANEDTKKHFAIEKVRDQHNQYDIYSDNVFWTLVGSSVIVIILMIIGTILDYYITFTATRQQETTIYDLEKHVQLRHSIKLHQELSNDGLDSATTTSTNSCSSNDNNNNNDIDDEEETAKRKNKMKSHNPLNNTPSSVSSANDEELSVIKELLLSFSVRENMKTICDSSVGRDTISTIHGLRAISMAWVILGHTCIVIFKYSDNMEYRKVVEKNFLFQTITSGAFSVDTFFFMGGLLVAYLFFRTNAMGDLNKLTQGTHGFVAGLLKFIGLLLYRFSRLTTPYMFILGVVQVTMKWFHANSVFEPPTNDHENCPNYWWRNLLYINTLFPVDQMCMLWSWYVADDTQFYVIGAVILVIATNHIKVATVFVVALLVSSWLTTGYIALINNHMPSIDDPLALFDKIYDKPWTRMGPYLIGMSVGYILFKTDCKIKMSKATVVVGWLLSIACLLSLIYGLYEAELTPVTAAAYSSLSHSAWALGLSWIIIACSTGYGGWVNEILSAPILYPFSRVTYCAYLVHPIIIRVSAMHLDLPFHLGKDTVVIVFIGQLVLSYLISFVVSLCFEAPVVSMLKILSPKKKKRIF; encoded by the exons atgaataatttaacgtggtttattttgatattatcAGCAATTAAAATCTTTGCTGATGACAGTTTAAGTACAGCGGAGACTGTTGTTGTACCTGAAGTGCATACATTTAGAATAGCTAGTTCAAAGTACCGATCTGAATCATCGGAAGTGGATTCTGAATCAAATAATGATAGTAATGACGATAATGAAGATGATAATATGAACTGGCACACTTTggctgaaaattttgatttttacaacACCAAGACACTTGTTAAAAATTGGAAAGAAAATGAATACCCTGTGAATCCACAATGTGCTAAGGATATTACGCGATTTGTCAAAGGGCTGAGGAACCAAGAGCTTTGGGCTCTTAAag CGGACGATGCTTCTGGAAGATTCACCAACGGTTTCTTCTGGGGAAACTCGTACTTCATTGGATCAGCAACCGAATGTACTTACATCGGTTATAATTACACCAAAGCAAATGACAAGTTTGCGACATCGAGGAGTCAATCATCAGaaccaaagaaaaaaaacgctGGATTTTCTGGAagtcaattattttcaaactCTCTTCCCGACCATCTGCCTTAtaaacttggattttttacacttactattttagtaaataacaCCATTATAACCCCAGTC TCTAGATCTATTCAACTAGGTGTTTGTCTTCCATTTTCTTGCACCGCCGAAGACATTTTTATAATCGCTAGATTAGCGGCTAATGAAGATACTAAGAAACACTTTGCTATTGAAAAAGTTCGTGATCAACACAATCAATATGATATCTACTCAGATAACGTTTTTTGGACCCTTGT AGGAAGTAGTGTGATTGTGATTATACTGATGATTATTGGTACGATATTGGATTATTACATCACATTTACCGCGACAAGACAACAGGAAACTACCATTTACGATCTTGAGAAACATGTTCAGCTGAGGCATAGTATAAAATTACATCAGGAATTATCAAACG atGGTTTGGATTCAGCGACGACCACGTCGACTAATAGCTGCAGTAGcaacgataataataacaataatgacaTTGATGATGAAGAAGAGACTgccaagagaaaaaataaaatgaagagTCATAATCCGCTTAATAATACCCCGTCATCAGTTTCATCTGCTAATGATGAAGAGTTAAGCGTGATAAAGGAGCTTTTACTTTCATTTTCCGTGAGAGAAAACATGAAAACAATTTGCGATTCCTCTGTCGGAAGAGATACCATCAGCACTATTCACGGTTTGAGAGCCATCTCCATGGCTTGGGTTATCTTAGGACACACGTGCATCGTTATATTCAAGTACTCAGATAATATGGAGTACCGTAaagttgttgaaaaaaattttctctttcaAACGATAACCAGCGGTGCATTTAGCGTAGACACTTTCTTCTTCATGGGTGGTTTACTCGTGGCTTATCTGTTTTTTCGTACCAACGCGATGGGCGatctcaataaattaacacAAGGAACCCATGGATTCGTTGCTGGGCTATTGAAGTTTATTGGTTTATTGCTTTACCGCTTTAGTCGTCTTACAACACCTTACATGTTTATTTTGGGCGTTGTGCAAGTTACCATGAAGTGGTTTCATGCTAATTCTGTATTCGAGCCACCGACTAATGACCATGAAAATTGTCCTAACTATTGGTGGAGAAATTTACTTTATATCAATACACTTTTTCCTGTTGATCAaatg tGTATGCTATGGAGTTGGTATGTAGCAGATGATACTCAATTTTACGTAATTGGAGCAGTAATCTTAGTAATTGCAACCAATCACATAAAAGTCGCAACTGTATTTGTCGTTGCGCTACTTGTAAGTTCATGGCTGACTACGGGATACATTGCACTTATTAATAACCATATGCCAAGTATAGATGACCCGTTGGCGctctttgataaaatttacgaCAAACCTTGGACTCGAATGGGCCCATATTTAATCGGAATGTCCGTTGGATACATTCTTTTCAAGACTGATTGTAAAATCAAGATGTCCAAG gcTACGGTAGTCGTAGGTTGGCTCCTTTCGATAGCTTGTCTTTTAAGTTTGATCTACGGACTGTACGAAGCTGAACTTACACCAGTCACAGCGGCTGCTTATTCCTCATTAAGTCACAGTGCTTGGGCGCTCGGCTTATCTTGGATCATTATCGCCTGTAGTACCGGATATGGTg GATGggttaatgaaattttatcagcCCCTATTCTATATCCATTTAGCAGAGTTACTTACTGCGCGTACTTAGTTCATCCAATAATTATTCGAGTATCTGCAATGCATTTAGATTTGCCATTCCACCTTGGCAAAGATACAGTT GTGATAGTATTTATCGGACAATTAGTACTGTCTTATCTGATTTCGTTTGTAGTTTCATTATGCTTTGAAGCTCCAGTTGTCAGTATGCTCAAAATTCTCTCACCcaagaaaaagaaaagaattttctaa
- the LOC123274671 gene encoding nose resistant to fluoxetine protein 6 isoform X2 codes for MNWHTLAENFDFYNTKTLVKNWKENEYPVNPQCAKDITRFVKGLRNQELWALKADDASGRFTNGFFWGNSYFIGSATECTYIGYNYTKANDKFATSRSQSSEPKKKNAGFSGSQLFSNSLPDHLPYKLGFFTLTILVNNTIITPVSRSIQLGVCLPFSCTAEDIFIIARLAANEDTKKHFAIEKVRDQHNQYDIYSDNVFWTLVGSSVIVIILMIIGTILDYYITFTATRQQETTIYDLEKHVQLRHSIKLHQELSNDGLDSATTTSTNSCSSNDNNNNNDIDDEEETAKRKNKMKSHNPLNNTPSSVSSANDEELSVIKELLLSFSVRENMKTICDSSVGRDTISTIHGLRAISMAWVILGHTCIVIFKYSDNMEYRKVVEKNFLFQTITSGAFSVDTFFFMGGLLVAYLFFRTNAMGDLNKLTQGTHGFVAGLLKFIGLLLYRFSRLTTPYMFILGVVQVTMKWFHANSVFEPPTNDHENCPNYWWRNLLYINTLFPVDQMCMLWSWYVADDTQFYVIGAVILVIATNHIKVATVFVVALLVSSWLTTGYIALINNHMPSIDDPLALFDKIYDKPWTRMGPYLIGMSVGYILFKTDCKIKMSKATVVVGWLLSIACLLSLIYGLYEAELTPVTAAAYSSLSHSAWALGLSWIIIACSTGYGGWVNEILSAPILYPFSRVTYCAYLVHPIIIRVSAMHLDLPFHLGKDTVVIVFIGQLVLSYLISFVVSLCFEAPVVSMLKILSPKKKKRIF; via the exons ATGAACTGGCACACTTTggctgaaaattttgatttttacaacACCAAGACACTTGTTAAAAATTGGAAAGAAAATGAATACCCTGTGAATCCACAATGTGCTAAGGATATTACGCGATTTGTCAAAGGGCTGAGGAACCAAGAGCTTTGGGCTCTTAAag CGGACGATGCTTCTGGAAGATTCACCAACGGTTTCTTCTGGGGAAACTCGTACTTCATTGGATCAGCAACCGAATGTACTTACATCGGTTATAATTACACCAAAGCAAATGACAAGTTTGCGACATCGAGGAGTCAATCATCAGaaccaaagaaaaaaaacgctGGATTTTCTGGAagtcaattattttcaaactCTCTTCCCGACCATCTGCCTTAtaaacttggattttttacacttactattttagtaaataacaCCATTATAACCCCAGTC TCTAGATCTATTCAACTAGGTGTTTGTCTTCCATTTTCTTGCACCGCCGAAGACATTTTTATAATCGCTAGATTAGCGGCTAATGAAGATACTAAGAAACACTTTGCTATTGAAAAAGTTCGTGATCAACACAATCAATATGATATCTACTCAGATAACGTTTTTTGGACCCTTGT AGGAAGTAGTGTGATTGTGATTATACTGATGATTATTGGTACGATATTGGATTATTACATCACATTTACCGCGACAAGACAACAGGAAACTACCATTTACGATCTTGAGAAACATGTTCAGCTGAGGCATAGTATAAAATTACATCAGGAATTATCAAACG atGGTTTGGATTCAGCGACGACCACGTCGACTAATAGCTGCAGTAGcaacgataataataacaataatgacaTTGATGATGAAGAAGAGACTgccaagagaaaaaataaaatgaagagTCATAATCCGCTTAATAATACCCCGTCATCAGTTTCATCTGCTAATGATGAAGAGTTAAGCGTGATAAAGGAGCTTTTACTTTCATTTTCCGTGAGAGAAAACATGAAAACAATTTGCGATTCCTCTGTCGGAAGAGATACCATCAGCACTATTCACGGTTTGAGAGCCATCTCCATGGCTTGGGTTATCTTAGGACACACGTGCATCGTTATATTCAAGTACTCAGATAATATGGAGTACCGTAaagttgttgaaaaaaattttctctttcaAACGATAACCAGCGGTGCATTTAGCGTAGACACTTTCTTCTTCATGGGTGGTTTACTCGTGGCTTATCTGTTTTTTCGTACCAACGCGATGGGCGatctcaataaattaacacAAGGAACCCATGGATTCGTTGCTGGGCTATTGAAGTTTATTGGTTTATTGCTTTACCGCTTTAGTCGTCTTACAACACCTTACATGTTTATTTTGGGCGTTGTGCAAGTTACCATGAAGTGGTTTCATGCTAATTCTGTATTCGAGCCACCGACTAATGACCATGAAAATTGTCCTAACTATTGGTGGAGAAATTTACTTTATATCAATACACTTTTTCCTGTTGATCAaatg tGTATGCTATGGAGTTGGTATGTAGCAGATGATACTCAATTTTACGTAATTGGAGCAGTAATCTTAGTAATTGCAACCAATCACATAAAAGTCGCAACTGTATTTGTCGTTGCGCTACTTGTAAGTTCATGGCTGACTACGGGATACATTGCACTTATTAATAACCATATGCCAAGTATAGATGACCCGTTGGCGctctttgataaaatttacgaCAAACCTTGGACTCGAATGGGCCCATATTTAATCGGAATGTCCGTTGGATACATTCTTTTCAAGACTGATTGTAAAATCAAGATGTCCAAG gcTACGGTAGTCGTAGGTTGGCTCCTTTCGATAGCTTGTCTTTTAAGTTTGATCTACGGACTGTACGAAGCTGAACTTACACCAGTCACAGCGGCTGCTTATTCCTCATTAAGTCACAGTGCTTGGGCGCTCGGCTTATCTTGGATCATTATCGCCTGTAGTACCGGATATGGTg GATGggttaatgaaattttatcagcCCCTATTCTATATCCATTTAGCAGAGTTACTTACTGCGCGTACTTAGTTCATCCAATAATTATTCGAGTATCTGCAATGCATTTAGATTTGCCATTCCACCTTGGCAAAGATACAGTT GTGATAGTATTTATCGGACAATTAGTACTGTCTTATCTGATTTCGTTTGTAGTTTCATTATGCTTTGAAGCTCCAGTTGTCAGTATGCTCAAAATTCTCTCACCcaagaaaaagaaaagaattttctaa
- the LOC123274672 gene encoding 26S proteasome non-ATPase regulatory subunit 5, giving the protein MASEWFERKIRYLSDITNESELKDELEAIEIKLKSLTSLELKIVATNLDYSRLFCQLTSNHESREIVERVCNICMTLFSVLEPGEIFQRHPADLMEHLSHQESCVKSLILSELKKVAASKSSQLIGDINLLNTIVQRIGDQDIGVAKLAIDVIKKVGAEPAGAKALYSGILLRTIAKLVSRNDEISFRVYEVIVDIAKSSKECLEASVSSGLLDSLINILANDDVLLQLNALEALTDLATYDEGLNYLEQREILNDLNKKISNPDENALSNLLIPGLMKFFGSVAKNRPDEIFAKYPNVVYSLFELIETTDDNILLMNALDTLGYVASTIDGKYALQNLGKPMELAMNKIAVIINKMPTDVRLRALDNLSLILHVDPSKQNNRISSLIKSWFGFLGDDPMKIIVELCKQPFPDIKQASLKVLLEIASHPWGQQYIASYPGLTEFLLNRNTEAFKECKELKFDIVKCLVSFDGFDNATMQKIQSFITEGPFFVDVEMEVAVDGS; this is encoded by the exons ATGGCATCAGAGTggtttgaaagaaaaatacgCTATTTAAGTGACATTACTAATGAAAGTGAGTTGAAAGATGAGTTGGAagcaattgaaataaaattaaaaagtttaacaTCATTGGAATTGAAGATTGTTGCTACCAATTTGGATTATTCCCGGCTTTTTTGTCAGCTAACCTCCAATCATGAAag caGGGAGATTGTTGAACGAGTATGTAATATCTGTATGACGTTATTCAGCGTGTTGGAACCTGGTGAAATTTTCCAGCGTCATCCAGCAGATCTGATGGAGCATTTGTCTCACCAGGAGTCGTGTGTCAAAAGCCTGATTTTAAGCGAGCTGAAGAAAGTAGCTGCGTCAAAGTCATCTCAGTTAATTGGAGACATAAATTTGTTGAATACCATTGTCCAGCGGATCGGAGACCAGGATATCGGAGTTGCTAAGCTGGCGATTGATGTCATAAAAAAGGTCGGTGCTGAACCAGCAGGAGCTAAAGCACTTTACAGCGGGATTTTACTGCGTACTATCGCTAAGTTAGTTTCAAGAAACGACGAGATAAGCTTCAGAGTTTACGAAGTTATTGTTGACATTGCAAAATCTTCGAAAGAATGCCTTGAAGCTTCTGTGAGCTCCGGCTTACTTGATAGTCTCATTAATATCTTAGCGAATGACGACGTTCTGCTGCAGCTTAATGCTCTCGAGGCTCTGACAGACCTCGCGACGTACGACGAGGGTCTGAATTATCTTGAGCAGCGAGAAATATTGAATgatctgaataaaaaaatctcaaaccCGGATGAGAACGCGCTCTCGAACCTCTTGATCCCCGGGCTGATGAAGTTCTTTGGCAGCGTAGCTAAAAATCGACCCGACGAAATATTCGCTAAGTATCCGAATGTCGTTTATTCTCTGTTCGAGTTAATCGAAACGACTGACGATAATATTTTACTGATGAACGCCTTGGATACTTTGGGCTACGTCGCGTCGACGATCGACGGTAAATATGCGCTGCAAAATTTAGGAAAGCCAATGGAGCTGGCAATGAATAAAATCgctgtaattattaataaaatgccGACGGACGTTCGACTCCGCGCGTTAGATAATTTATCTCTGATCTTACACGTCGATCCGTCGAAGCAAAATAATCGCATAAGCTCGTTAATAAAATCGTGGTTTGGTTTTCTTGGTGATGATCCAATGAAAATAATTGTCGAGTTGTGTAAGCAACCGTTTCCTGACATTAAACAAGCTAGTTTGAAAGTACTACTAGAAATAGCGTCTCATCCGTGGGGCCAGCAGTACATTGCTTCTTACCCGGGTcttacagaatttttattaaatagaaatacCGAAGCTTTTAAAGAGTGTAAAGAATTGAaatttgatattgttaaatgtcTTGTTAGTTTTGATGGGTTTGACAATGCGACAATGCAAAAAATACAAAGTTTTATTACCGAAGGTCCGTTTTTTGTTGACGTTGAAATGGAGGTTGCTGTCGACGGTTCataa
- the LOC123274670 gene encoding dyslexia-associated protein KIAA0319 encodes MIFNIEWFLFLIILFNICNGDYTTDYWTNKWQTMCPDLYPHTFKSYTPRGNMTYGNYTRIPHITGIKQCALSCCTTSSCNVVLMFNSTCYHVKCKQSDKCAPLYRPEFVNLVDPPSMVLIKPVENDVTWNDVLGQFYDTNPLLIDAVSNRDNIMPGISCMDNNDCQDNQVCVKRTSSDDDKTAIGVCEDIQPEFEMNTEVKSNTKSMGAKPVVKKQLVVSAVSKEVRLPDNQVTLSAFTVPAEQGNEHYNYAWSLLSQPEGHTGTMTDQNLPTVKLSNLSEGLYKFRVVVTSSNAYGEAYANVSVLPPKRINKPPIAIISPASQIVKLPNTGAVLDGSSSTDDDRVVSYHWELQQGPIGYQPNLVDTPTLQLDNLIAGNYTFKLTVEDSDHVTNFTTANITVLKLIDYPPSANAGQDIIIYLPQNTITLNGNLSTDDHGIASWEWTKSPSDQNKAVDMQNTRTPYLQLSNLEEGMYTFVLKVTDDSDQYSTAEVHVFVKPPTNRPPKAEAGKDITVALPQTRVKLDGSNSKDDIKIVSYHWEQLSGPNKAEFSAANKSVTNATKLTKGVYNFKLTVIDDNGNKDSDTVKVEVTQNKNAPPKANAGGDQIVMAPISALIINGSQSTDDLKISQWLWIRDPTSLAIGKIIDDTNHSPILMVTDVVPGRYVFKLKVSDDQGLSSEDTVSVIVKSDPQLLNLVELTVNIGAHLLTESQKNSLVVKLQMLLREEVSIVVRDLKPEPRTDRACLIFYVERKDKKSSMTGREVVDRLKEKFKQDSGLLQLSVTAIDTVICQNNCSGHGVCDEESRQCLCEAFWMQNLIQKYFGNGESNCEWSILYVIIALLALVIIFIGFIWSFICLCQRICAGKSRTRFKKKTTRYSLLQPHLADDDDSGGAFLQRKMAISESDTESDDVLFEHRRINNKNNYDHNIRINNNGKSRNGFIKNNSKIKT; translated from the coding sequence atgatatttaatatcgaatggtttttatttttgattattttattcaacattTGCAATGGAGACTACACTACGGATTATTGGACGAACAAATGGCAGACAATGTGCCCGGATTTATACCCACAtacattcaaaagttacacaCCAAGAGGCAATATGACTTACGGTAATTACACAAGGATACCTCATATCACAGGAATAAAACAATGTGCTCTATCATGCTGCACAACTTCGAGCTGCAACGTGGTGCTGATGTTTAATTCGACGTGTTATCATGTAAAGTGCAAGCAATCGGACAAGTGTGCGCCTTTGTATCGGCCCGAGTTTGTTAATTTGGTGGACCCACCAAGTATGGTGCTGATCAAACCAGTAGAAAACGACGTTACGTGGAACGACGTGCTGGGACAATTCTACGACACAAATCCGCTTTTAATTGACGCGGTATCTAATCGAGATAACATCATGCCAGGTATCAGTTGTATGGATAACAATGATTGCCAAGATAACCAAGTGTGTGTCAAACGCACTTCTTCTGATGACGATAAAACCGCGATTGGAGTTTGCGAGGACATACAGCCGGAGTTTGAGATGAACACGGAGGTAAAATCTAATACTAAGAGTATGGGAGCAAAGCCGGTAGTGAAGAAGCAGCTGGTGGTATCTGCGGTGTCTAAAGAGGTCCGATTGCCTGACAATCAGGTTACTTTGTCGGCTTTCACTGTCCCGGCCGAGCAGGGCAACGAGCACTACAACTACGCTTGGAGCTTGCTGAGCCAGCCGGAAGGGCACACGGGAACAATGACTGATCAAAATCTCCCCACAGTAAAGCTGAGTAATTTATCCGAGGGACTGTACAAGTTTAGAGTGGTGGTAACCAGCTCAAACGCTTATGGAGAAGCTTATGCTAATGTCAGTGTCTTACCACCGAAGCGAATAAACAAGCCGCCGATAGCGATCATCTCTCCCGCGTCTCAGATCGTTAAATTACCCAACACTGGCGCCGTGCTAGATGGATCTTCAAGTACTGACGACGATCGCGTCGTTTCTTATCACTGGGAGCTACAGCAGGGCCCCATTGGTTATCAGCCGAATCTTGTGGATACTCCAACACTGCAGTTGGACAATCTTATCGCGGGGAATTACACATTCAAGCTGACTGTAGAGGACTCGGATCATGTTACTAATTTTACAACCGCAAATATAACGGTGCTTAAATTAATCGACTATCCGCCGAGCGCAAACGCCGGGCAggatataattatttacttaccACAGAATACGATTACGTTGAACGGAAATCTGAGTACTGACGATCACGGAATTGCCAGCTGGGAATGGACCAAGAGTCCTTCAGATCAAAATAAAGCTGTTGATATGCAAAATACTCGGACGCCGTACTTGCAATTGTCTAATTTAGAGGAAGGGATGTACACGTTTGTTTTGAAAGTTACCGACGATTCCGATCAATACTCCACCGCAGAAGTTCATGTGTTTGTTAAACCTCCGACTAATAGACCGCCTAAAGCTGAAGCGGGTAAAGACATCACTGTAGCGCTACCGCAGACTAGAGTTAAGCTTGATGGTAGCAATAGTAAGGATGATATCAAAATAGTTTCTTATCACTGGGAACAGTTGTCTGGGCCGAATAAAGCCGAGTTTTCCGCGGCTAATAAATCGGTTACTAATGCTACTAAATTAACTAAAggagtttataattttaaattgactGTCATTGATGACAATGGTAACAAAGATTCGGATACTGTAAAAGTTGAGGTGACGCAGAATAAAAATGCTCCGCCTAAAGCTAATGCCGGAGGAGATCAAATTGTAATGGCTCCTATTAGTGCGCTGATTATTAATGGATCTCAGTCGACGGATGACTTGAAAATAAGCCAGTGGCTTTGGATAAGAGATCCGACCAGCTTGGCTATTGGTAAAATAATCGACGATACTAATCACTCACCGATTTTGATGGTAACTGACGTTGTTCCCGGAAGATATGTGTTCAAATTAAAAGTTTCGGATGATCAAGGCTTGAGTAGTGAAGATACTGTGTCAGTTATTGTTAAATCTGATCCCCAGCTACTGAATCTTGTTGAATTGACTGTGAATATTGGAGCGCATTTGCTGACAGAATCTCAGAAGAATTCTCTGGTGGTGAAATTACAAATGCTACTGCGAGAAGAAGTCTCGATTGTTGTAAGAGACTTGAAGCCTGAACCTCGCACTGATCGCGCTTGTTTGATATTTTACGTCGAGCGAAAGGACAAGAAATCTTCGATGACCGGGCGAGAAGTTGTGGATAGATTGAAAGAAAAGTTCAAACAAGACTCGGGACTCTTACAACTCTCGGTTACGGCGATTGACACTGTTATTTGTCAGAATAATTGCTCGGGTCATGGAGTTTGTGATGAAGAGTCACGGCAGTGCTTATGCGAAGCTTTCTGGATGCAAAACTTAATACAAAAGTACTTTGGAAACGGAGAGTCTAATTGCGAGTGGAGTATTTTGTATGTTATAATTGCTTTGCTGGCGCTGGTGATTATTTTCATTGGTTTTATTTGGAGTTTCATCTGTCTCTGTCAGCGGATTTGCGCTGGTAAGAGTCGCACGAGGTTCAAGAAAAAGACTACAAGGTACTCTCTTCTTCAGCCGCATCTTGCGGATGATGACGACAGCGGTGGAGCGTTTCTGCAACGTAAAATGGCCATTTCGGAATCTGATACTGAGTCTGATGATGTTTTATTCGAACATCggagaattaataataaaaataattatgatcataatattagaattaataataatggaaaATCCCGAAAtggatttattaaaaataactcgaAAATTAAAACATGA